A genomic window from Mobula hypostoma chromosome X1, sMobHyp1.1, whole genome shotgun sequence includes:
- the LOC134340140 gene encoding insulin-like growth factor-binding protein 5 translates to MLGICVLLAWLGFSSQLRALAAMIECAPCSEEEVSSCHPPRGCELVRESGCGCCLTCALAEGAACGVYTESCASGLKCMPRGGERAPLQALLQGRGICRRSKRRNLVQHTGNLEADEKYSFGKRQDGKNHGKSLDGPSHHLKLKPHRGNRYSAMGTVHTVTNPSKPTVVTTLMPDSEYGPCRREMELILQDLKPEFFRSPEDIYIPNCDKRGYYRNRQCKPSKGRKRGHCWCVDKYGHSLPGLPSRKRSVSCSQTASSEEVGY, encoded by the exons ATGCTCGGGATCTGCGTACTGCTCGCTTGGCTGGGATTTTCCAGCCAGCTCCGTGCGCTAGCTGCAATGATAGAGTGTGCCCCatgcagtgaggaggaggtgtCCTCCTGCCACCCCCCCAGGGGCTGCGAGCTGGTGAGAGAGTCCGGCTGCGGCTGCTGCCTGACATGCGCGCTGGCGGAGGGAGCGGCGTGCGGTGTGTACACCGAGAGTTGCGCGTCTGGCCTGAAGTGTATGCCCCGCGGCGGGGAGAGGGCGCCGCTTCAGGCGCTGCTGCAAGGTCGGGGCATATGCCGCAGGTCGAAGCGCAGGAATCTGGTTCAGCACACTG GAAACCTAGAGGCCGATGAAAAATATTCCTTCGGAAAGAGACAAGATGGCAAAAACCATGGAAAGTCGCTTGATGGTCCCAGCCACCACTTGAAACTGAAGCCTCATCGGGGAAATCGCTATTCAGCAATGGGAACTGTGCACACTGTGACGAACCCTTCAAAGCCTACTGTGGTCACTACACTTATGCCAGATTCTGAATAT GGCCCATGTCGGAGGGAAATGGAGTTGATTCTGCAGGATCTGAAGCCGGAATTTTTCCGCAGCCCGGAAGACATCTACATCCCAAACTGTGATAAGAGAGGCTACTACCGAAACAGACAG TGTAAACCATCAAAAGGCAGAAAGCGTGGCCACTGCTGGTGTGTGGATAAATATGGTCACTCACTTCCTGGGCTACCAAGCAGGAAAAGATCTGTGTCCTGTTCACAAACTGCATCTTCTGAAGAAGTTGGGTATTAG